AAGCGGACAATAAATCCATTTCCAGCTAGTTAATCAATCTGCAGATAGTCAGTAACATTACCTCCATGCCGCCGATAGAGGCCGCACTTATCAACCGGAGGATTCATCATGCTGGCTATCCGTAAAGCGACCGACCGTGGCCATGCCGACCATGGCTGGCTCAACTCCTTTCACACCTTCTCGTTCGCCAGCTACAACAACCCGAAGGAGCGTGGCTTCTCCGACCTGCTGGTGATCAACGACGACACCGTGGCCGCTGGCCAGGGTTTCGGCGAGCACCCGCACCGCAACATGGAGATCTTCTCCTACGTGCTGCAAGGCGCCCTGGAGCACAAGGACAGCCTGGGCACCGGCTCGGTGATCCGCCCTGGCGACGTGCAACTGATGAGCGCCGGTAGCGGTGTGTCGCACAGCGAATTCAACCACTCGCGTAGCGAGCCGGTGCACTTCCTGCAGATCTGGATCGTGCCGAGCGAACGCCAGGCCGAGCCGCGCTACCAGCAGGAGCACTTCAGCGAGGCGCAAAAACGCGGTCGCCTGCAGCTGATCATCTCGCCGGATGGCGCCGATGGTTCGCTGAGCGTGCGCCAGAATGCGCGGGTGTATGCCGGGCTATTCGACGGTGCCGAGCAGGCGCATCTGCAACTGGACGATGACCGCTACGCCTACGTTCACGTGGCCAGCGGCAGCGTCCAGCTCAACGGCGAGCAGTTGCAGGCCGGCGATGGCGTAAGGCTGCGCGACGTGCGCGACCTGCACCTGAGCAAAGGCCAGCAGGCCGAGGTGCTGGTCTTCGACCTGCGCCCCAACGAGCTGCCCTCGTTGTACTGATGGCTGCGTGAGCGAGGCGAACCAGGGATTACAGGGTTCGCCTCGCTCTATATCAGGCTACGGGGCTGTGCGGCGCCTGTCGCCAGCCCCTAGGCGCTTATATACGCCTGCCTTAGAATGAGCCTCCGCCGCCCGCCGGCCATCTGCTCAGTCGAAAATTCCATGCGCTGGTTGCTCGCCTTTACCCTCTTCTCGCTGGCCCTCGCCGGCCAAGCCGCCACCGCGCCCGCCGCTCCCGTGGCCACCGTCGACAAGGTATTGGTGGAAAAGTCCCAGCGCCGGCTGCAACTGATCAGCGGGGCAAGACGCTCAAGTCCTATCGCATCTCCCTGGGCAAACAGCCGCTCGGCGCCAAGCTGCGCGAGGGCGACCTGCGCACGCCGGAAGGTTTCTACTGGATCGACTGGCGGCGCAAGAGCGAGAAGTACAACCTGTCCATGCACATCTCCTACCCCAACGCCCGTGACCAGGCCCAAGCCAAGGCCGCCGGGGTGAAACCGGGCAGCATGATCATGATCCACGGCACGCCGCTGGACGACGAATACCCCGAGTGGTTCTTCCATACCCTGGACTGGACCGAAGGCTGCATCGCCATGAAGAACGCCGACATGCGCGAGGTCTGGGCGCTGGTTAAAGACGGCACGCTGATCGAGATTCGCCCCTGACGGCCTGTTGAGCTGGCGTGATTACCAACGGATAGTGCGCGCCACCTCGGTGCCGCCCGGCGCCAGCCATTGCCCACTGACCAGCAGCGGTTGCAGCGCCGCGCCAGGCTCGACGCGCCCCGTCAACCTGGCCTGCCGGGCGAGCAGATCGGCCGCCAGGTCGGCATGGTGCTGACCGGCCAAACTCAGCTGCCCTGCCAGTTTCCAGCCGGTGCTGCAATCCAGCGCCAGGCGCGCCTGGCCCAATTCCAGCTGCCAGGGCGCCTGCAGCGCCAGCCCATCACCCTGCAACTGGCCCTCGGCTGAGCGGCAACGCGACGCGCTGCCGCTCAGCACGATACGGCCCTGCCACTGCCCCGCCAGGCGGTAATCGGTCGCCAGCGTATGAGGATCGCTGACCGGCTGTAGCGAGGCCTGCCAGGCCCAAGGCCACCCGGCCACCTGCAACTGCCAGCGCTGCCCCTGGTAACCGGCGCTCGCCTGGGCCCTGGCTCGCCAGGGTTGCCATTGCCAACGCAGCGGCCCCAAGTCCCCCAGGCGCTCGGCCTGCCCCTGCCAGAGACTGCCGCTGATGCCGGCCAGCGGTACCGGCAGGGGCGCCAACAGCCAGCGGGCGGGCAGCTCGACCAGCAGGGTCAGGGCGAATACCAGCAGCGCCCACAGCCACGCGCGCCGGCTCATCGCTGCAGGGCCAGTTCGAAGTGCAGCGCCGACTCCTCACGGCGCAGGCTCCAGCGCAACAGCTGGGCGCCCTCCCGCTCCAGCTGCAGGAGCCAGTCCTGCAACACGCGCTCATCCTTGAGCCGCCCCCGTACCAGCCAGTGCGCGGTGTCCGGCTCCAGGGTGTCGATGCGGATGGCGCGGGCCTTGGCAGCCTGCTGCAGGTCCTCGGCGCTCAGCGTCCTGTCGGCCCGCAGGGCCAGGCTCGCGCCTGCCAGCGCCTGCCATTGGCCAAAGGCCTGCCAGCGCTGCTGGCCTTCACGCCAGGCCAGCAGCGCCAGCAGTACGGCGATGATTGCCACCGCCAGCAGGCGTAGGCCGCGGTGTTCGAGATTCAGGCTCATTAGGCGCCTCCGAGGTCGAAAGTCAGATCGAGTTCGTCGCCGGCCTGGCTCACCTGTACCGCCACGCCAATAGCGCCCGCCATCGCCTGCCAGGCTGAATCGTCGATGGCTTCATGGCCCTGCAGGCGCAGGGCCCAGCGCTGCCCATCGAACTGGGCAGCGCTCAATTGCCAGCCGGCGTTGGCACGCAACCAGCCATCGAGCTCGGTCTGCAGATGCTGCAGTTGCCGCAGGCGCAGCTGCCGCTCGTCCGCGCCCAGACGCTGCTGCTTGACCCGCTGCGCGGCTTCGCGCAGTGAAGCGACCGGGCCGACCACGGCTTCCACCTGCGCCTGATAGACGCCCTGCTGCCGCCATTGCTGGCTGGCCCACAGCCCCGCCCAGAGCACGGCCAGAGCCAGGCAGGCAGCCGGCAGGCGCCACAGGCCAGGGCTGAGTGCGCGCGCCTGGCGCTTCGCCCGGCGCCGTTCGAACAGGCTGGGCAGGTCATCCAGCGCGGCGAGCGGCTCGGGCCAGGCGCCCTCGAGCCTGTGGATCTCCAGCTCGCCCCAGATACCGGCAGGCGCCGCCGCCTGCAGCTCGACCGGCCAGGCCAGCCAGTGCTGGCGCGCCTCGGCGCTGCTACCGACGAACAGACTCGCCCCGCCCTCCTGGCGCCAGCACCAGGCGGCGCCGGGAGCTGGCACCGGCAACAGCTGGAACTGCGCCCAGCAGCGCTGCACATCGAGCTGCCACTCGGCGCATTGCGCCAGCCAACCGTCGAGCAGCGCCTGCTCGATGTAGACCAGCCTCATCCAGCCGGGCTCGCGGGCCAGGCAGCCGCAGGCCAGTTCCTCGGCGCTCTGCAGCAGGCGATCCTCGAGCAGCAACGGCCACTCGTGACGCTTCAGCCCCGGGGGCGCCGCCACCTGAAAGTGGCTGCACCGCTCCCCCGGCAGCACCAGCGCCACCCGTGCACCCGGTATTGCCGGCGGCGTTCCCGAACCTGAGGCCGGCACGCGGCCCTGCTCGACCCGAGCCCACTGCCAGGCCTCGCCATGGCTGCCCGGGCGCAGCAGCAACCAGGGCCGTGCCGCACGGCGACGCCAAGGCTCAAGTTTCATGAACGGCCCCACGGCAGGGCGAAGGTACAGACATAGGGGGCTCCATCACGCTGAAACGTCAGGCGCACGCCCCTGTCCGGGCGCAACCTGTCCGTCGATGGCCAGGCCAGCCAGCGGCTGTCCTGGCGAAAACTGAAAGTCACCGATTCGACCCGGTCCAGCTGCTCGCGCAGGGTCCACGCCGGGGCGCCTGCGGCGTACAGATCACCGGAGGTGTACAGCAGCAGGCGCTGGCTGCGGCGCTCGTATCCCAGACGCTGGCGCTGCAGGCGGGCGCCGCCTTCGGCGCTCGGCCAGGCGCCGAGCGCCACCCACTGCAGTTGCAGCTCGTCCGGCTGCCAGTCCAGCCAGTTCAAGGCCAGCGGCAAGCGGCGCTCATGCAGCTGACGCAGCACGGTGGTATCGAAACGACGCTCCAGGGCCAGGCAGAAATCCAGTACCGGGATACCTGGCGCGCCCTGGGACAGGCGCTCGCGCACATTGATCCAGCCATTGACCAGGGCGGCCAGCAGCACGCCCAGCAAGGCCGTCAGCGCCAGGGCGACCAGCAGTTCGATCAGGGTCAAGCCGCCCTGCCTGGCGTTCATGGGCGCACCAGAAACAGCTGATACAACCCCAGCGACTCGCGGCGCTCGCCATCGGCGAACAGGCTCAGCTCGGCACGCCGCAGGTTGCGTACCCCGGTGCCCTGCATCTGCAGTTGCCAATGACAGCTGCCGTGGCCCTGGGCGAGCACCCCGGCGAGGCTGTTCTGCGCCGGCCAGAGTTGCTCGACCGCAAAACGTGCTTCCAGCTCACGGGCACACAACGCCCCGAGCTGATGCTGCTGAACGCTCTGCTGTACGGCCAGGCGCTGGCGCAGCACCTGGCTGGTCATGACCGCCAGCACGGCGGCGATACCGAGGGCGACCGTCACCTCGAGCAGGGTGAACCCGCGCTGGCGCTTCATGGCAACGACGTCCGCTGCAAGCGCCCGGCGCTTTCCCACTGCCACTGTTCGCCGCCATCGGGCCAGTGCCAGCGCAATGCCTGCGCACGCCCGACACCGTTTGGCGTGAACACCAGACGCGGCTCACCGGCAGCCGGCCAGTCAGGCCTCAGCAGCGCCGGCCATTCGCCCAGCGCGACCGCCTCGACCTGCCAGCGCAGCCCCTCCCGATCGCGCACCTGGCGCACGAACTCGGGGCGCTGGCCGTTCCAGCGCAGGCCATGAATCTGCCCGGCGTGCAACGCCTCGGCGGCCTGGGCGCGGCTGGCGGCGGCAAGGCGCTCCAGGGCCTGCTGCGCCGGCGCCTCACCGCTGTCGAGCCAGGCCACGCTGAGGCTGGTCAGCAGGCCGGCGATAAACAGCACGACCAGCAACTCCAGCAGGCTGAACCCGCGCTGCTCGGACACCCTTCAGAGCTCCCCGCCACTTAGAGTGGACGACGCTTTACCCGCCCACCGCTCACGATCGCAATGGTGGACAAAAAGAGCGTTGTCCACCCTACGGATTACGATCGCAACGGTGGACAACAGCGTTGTCCGCCCTACGCAAGTGCCTGCCACCTTGTCGCAACTCCCGCCCATGGCAGCGTCTCAGAGTTCCCAGTTGCCCAGGTCGGCATCGATGCCCTCGCCGCCCGCGACGCCATCGGCGCCCAGCGAGTAGACATCGACCCGACCATGCTGGCCCGGGCTGCGGTATTGATAAGGCTGGCCCCAGGGATCCTCGGGCAAGCGGCGGATATAGCCGTCGGCACGCCAGGCACGCGGCAGCGGCTCGACGGTCGGCTTGGCCACCAGTGCCGACAGCCCTTGCTCGTTGCTGGGGAAGCGCAGGTTGTCGAGGCGGTACATGTCCAGGGCCTGCTCGAAGGTGGACAGGTCGGCCATCACCTTCTGCTTCATGGCCTTGTCCTGGCTGCCCAGCACGCTGGGTGCGACCACGGCGATCAACAGCCCCATGATGAAGATCACCACCATGATTTCCATCAGGGTGAAGCCCCGCTGGGTGAAACGATTGCTGCGCATGATGGCGCTCCTCCTTACAGTGTCAGGCCCTGGTTGAGCTGCATGATCGGCAGCAGCACGGCCATTACGATGAACAGCACCACGCCGCCCATCACCAGAATCATCAGGGGTTCGAACAGTGCCATGGCGGTGTCCACCTGGCGGGCGAAGCCACGCTCCTGGTTGTCCGCCACGCGTTCGAGCATGTCCGGCAGGGTGCCGCTGGCCTCGCCACTGGCCACCATGTTCAGCAGCAACGGCGGGAAATGGCCGCTGGCCTCCAGCGCCCGATGCAGGCTGACGCCGCCCTTCACCTCATTGCCGACCCGCTCCAGGGCCAGACGGATGCGCCGGTTATTGACCGTGGCGGTGGCCACCTGCAGGGCCTCGAGCAGGGGCACGCCGCTGCCGACCAGAATCGCCAGGCTGCGTGACAGCCGTGCGCTTTCCAGCACCTGCAGGAGCACACCGACCTGGGGCAGGCGCAGCAGCAGATCATCGCGGCGCAGGCACCAGTGCGGTTTGCGCAGCAGTAATTTGCCGAGCAACCCCGCCAGCAGCGCCGCCCCCAGCAGCCAGGGGCCGAGCAGCACCAGCGCGTTGCTGATGCCGATCAGCAGCGTGGTGATCCACGGCAGGCTCTGCCCGGCATGGGCGAACTGCTCGGTAAGCTTGGGCACCACGAAGGTCATCAGGCCGATCACCACGGCCAGGGACACCCCCATCAGCACGGCCGGGTAGATCAGCGCGGTGCGCGCCTTGTGCTGCTGGCGTTGCACCTGCTCCAGGTGCTCGGCCAGGCGTTCGAGCACCTGGGCCAGGCGGCCGGAGCGCTCCCCGGCCTCGACCAGCGCGCAATACAGGGCCGAGAACACCCCGCCCTGGCGGGCCAGGCTGCGGGCCAGGCCGACGCCCTCGGCCAGCGAGCCGCGTACCGCCACCAGCAGGCTGCGCAGGGCGGGCTGGACCAGCTGCCGCTCCAGGGTGCCCAAGGCGTCAACCAGCGGAATGCCAGCGCCGGTAAGGGTCGCCAGTTGCCGGGTCAGCTCGCACAGCTGGGCGCGGCTGACCCGCTGGCGGCGCGGTTGGCGGCTTTGCGGGTCGTGACGGTGCAGCTCACGGGCGAACAGCCCGTTTTCGCGCAGCAACTGCCGGGCATGGCGCTCGCTGTCCGCCTGCAGGCTGGCCTTGTGCGCCTTGCCGGCCAGGTCGACGGCCTGATAGCGATAGGTCGGCATGCTCAGCCCTGCACCGCGCGCAGCACTTCGGCCAGGCTGGTGTCGCCGCGGCCCAGGCAATCGCAGGCCATGGCCGCCAGGCTCTGCCGACGCTCCTCGAGGTAGGCGTGCATGCTCACCTCGCTGGCGCCGCTGTACAGCAGCGCGATCAGCCCGTCGTCCAGCTCGATGAATTCGTACAGCCCCAGGCGCCCCTGATAACCGCTGCCCTGGCACTGCGCGCAGCCCACCGGATGAAAGCTGTGGTCGAGGCCGGCCAGCTCAGGCAGCAGCTGCCGCTCGGCGGCCTGCAGGGGGCGCCGCTCGGCGCAATTGCACAGGCGACGAACCAGGCGCTGGGCGAGCACGCCGCGCAGGCAGGAGGCGATCAGGAAGGGCTCGATACCCATGTCGCGCAGCCGGGTCACCGCGCCCACGGCGCTGTTGGTATGCAGCGTCGACAGCACCAGGTGCCCGGTAAGGCTGGCCTGCACGGCGATCTGCGCGGTTTCCCGGTCACGGATTTCGCCAAGCATGATCACGTCCGGGTCCTGGCGCAGGATCGCCCGCAGGCCACTGGCGAAGGTCAGCCCGGCACGCGGGTTGATGGCGGTCTGGCCGATGCCGGTGATGGCGTATTCCACCGGGTCTTCGACGGTGAGGATATTGCGGCTGCCATCGTTGAGGCTGTTGAGACTGGCATACAGCGTGGTGGTCTTGCCCGAGCCGGTCGGCCCGGTGCTCAGCACGATGCCGTTGGGGCGGCCCAGGCAGGCGCGCAGGCCCTGCTCCACCGCAGAGGGCATGCCCAGGTTGGGCAGCGCCAGCAGGCTGGCCTGCTTGTCCAGCACGCGCATCACCACCCGCTCGCCGTGGATGCCCGGCAGGGTGGAGACCCGCACGTCGACCTCACGGCCGGCGGCGCGCAGGGTGATGCGGCCGTCCTGGGGCTGACGCTTTTCGGCGATGTCCAGGCGCGCCATGACCTTGATGCGCGACACCAGCATCGCCGACAGCGCCCGTGGCGGGCGCAGCACCTCGCTCAGGTGGCCGTCGATGCGCAGGCGCACCACCAGGCTCTGCTCGAAGGTCTCGATATGGATATCCGAGGCCTGCAATTGCAGGGCCTGGGCGAACAGGCCGTTGATCAGGCGGATCACCGGCGCCTCGTCATCGCTCTCCAGCAGGTCCTCGATGCGCGGCATGTCGTTCATCAAACTGTCGAGATCGACCTGCTCGCCGATGCCCTCGATCAGCGCCGCATTCGCCCCCTCGCCGGCCTGGTACAGCTGGCCCAGGCGCTGTTCGAACTCGCTGCGTGGCAAGCGACACACCGAAGCCGGTGCACCCTCGACGCGCAACAGCTCCTGCAACTGGTCGGTGTCGGCGTCCTCGCACAGCCACAGGCTCCAGCTGCCCTCGCCGGGCACCCAGGCCAGGCCGGCCTGCCGGGCCAGGCGATAGGGCAACAGGCCCATTACCAGGCGCCCCCATCGAGGCGCGCGCGGCTGGCCGGGAACAGCTGCTGCAGCCCGGCGTCGCCGTCCAGCGCCGGCAACTCCAGCGCCGTCTCGCGCTGCAGGTTCTGGTATTTATCGGCACTGAAGCTGGCGATGCTCGGCCCGTCACGCAGGATGCGCGGGCGGATGAACACCATCAGGTTCTGTTTGACGCCGCTCTTGCCGGTCGAGCGGAACAGCCGGCCGAGGCCGGGTATGTCGCCGAGCAGGGGCACCTTCTGGTCGGTATTGCTGGTTTCATCGCTGATCAGCCCACCGAGAATGATCAGGCCGTTGTCCTCGACCATGACCTTGGTCTTGATCTCGCGCTTGTTGGTGATCACGTCGCTGGCCGAGGCGAAGTCGGCAATCGACGACACCTCCTGGACGATGTCCAGGCGCACGCTGTTGTCGATATTGATCTGCGGCTTGATGCGCAACTTCACGCCGACCTCGCGGCGCTCGATGGTCTGGTACGGGTTGCTGTTGTTCTGGGTCACCGAGCCGGTGACGAAGGGCACTTCCTGGCCAACCAGAATCGACGCCTCGGCGTTGTCCAGGGTCAGCAGGGTCGGGGTGGACAGCAGGTTGAAGCCGCTCTTGCTCTTCAGCGCATTGAGCAGCACGGCGAAATTGAAGCCACCGCCGAAATGACCGATGCCGGCGGTCGCGCCGTTGACACCCGACAGCAGCTCGCCGAGGGCGGCGTTGTCGCCACTGGCCGCCGCACCGGCGATGCTGGCGATATTCGCGCCACCAGCGCTGAAGTTGACCACCCCGGCGCCGAGTTTCTCGTCGGCGAACAGCCACTGCACGCCCAGCTCCTCGGCGCGGGAATCGGAAACCTCGGCGATGATTGCCTCGACCACCACCTGGGCGCGGCGGATGTCCAGTTGCTCGACGATCGAGCGGTAGGCCGCCAGTTCGCTGTCCGGGCCGACCATCACCACCGCGTTGGTGCCCTCCTCGTATTCCAGGCGCACCCCGGAATCGCTGATCGGCAGGCGCGCGACCTGGGCGCCCTCCGCGCCCTCGCCGGGGGCCTGGGGCGCCTCCTGGCTGAGACCGCGCAGCACCTTGACCACCTCGGCGGCGTTGGCATGGCGCAGGTAGATCACCTGGGTATTGGAGGCGCGCAACTCGCCGCCCGGTCGATCCAGCTGGGTCAGCAGGGCGCGCACCCGCTCACGGCTGTCGGCACTGCCGCGGACCAGCAGGGCGTTGCTGCGCGGGTCGGCGATCACCTGGGCGCCGTCGGCGCCCTTGTCGCTGGCCAGCAGGCGAGTGATCAGCGCGCTGGTATCGGCGGCGCTGGCGTGCTGCAGGGGCATCACCTGCAGCGGCTCGTCGCTGACCTGATCGAGTTCGGCGAGCAGGCGGTCGATACGCCCCAGGTTGCTGCGCCAGTCGGTGACCACCAGCAGGTTGGCGGCAGGGTACGGGGTGATGACCCCGACCCGCGGATCGATCAGCGGCTTGATGATGCCGAGCAACTGCTCGCTGGCGGCATTGCGCACGCTGAACACCCGGGTGGCGATACCGTCGCCGGCGGCCGGCTGCCCGCCGCTGGGGTCCACGGGCACCGGTTCCAGGCGCGCGGCCTGGTCAGGCAGAATCTTCACGCTGCCGTTGGGCAGGTTGACCGCGGCGAAGCCCTGGGCACGCAGTTGCGCCAGAAAGATGTCGTAGATGGCTTCGCTGTCATGGCGCTCGACGGTGCGCACGGTGACCTTGCCCTTGACCCGCGGGTCGACGATAAAGGTGGTGCCGGTGATCTGCGACACGCTGTCGATGAACTCGCTGAGCTCGGTGTCGACGAAATTCACCTCGTACAGCGGCGACTCGGCGACCGGCAGGTCCAGCAGCTCATCGGCCAGAATCTGGGTAGCGCCCAGGGCCAGCAGCGCGGCCAGGCAGTAGCGAACAATCATCTCTTATCCTTGCCGCTTGAAGCCGGTCACGGCAGGCCGTGGCGGCCAGGGCAGGCGCTCGCGCCGCCCCTGGTTATCGAAAATCAGCCCCGTGTCGTCGATGTCCTGCAGCACGATGCCGGGGGCGAGGCGTTGCCCGCGGCGGTAGCTGCGTACCTGCTGCTCGTAGCGCAGCACCACCACCGTGGCGCCCAGCGGCTGCGCGCGCAGCCCGCCCAGGTACTGGACCGGCAGCCGGGTCAGCGGCACTGCACCGTCGTCGGCCTGCAGCTGCCAGTGGCCAACCAACAGGCCGGGCGGCGCGGCCACCTCGACGGCGGCGGCACGGGCCGGTTGCGGCTCACGGCTGAGCAGCAGCACGCACTGCGCCGCCAGCCAGGCCCCGAGGGTCAGCCACAGGCCGTTCCACAGGCGCGGCGCGCTGATCAACTGATGCCTCTGGGGTGCCAGCCGGGATGGCCCTGCACGTAGCGCACGCTGGGCAGCTGCAGGGCCGGCAATTGCCAGTCGGCCGGCTGCCTGCTCAGCCAGGTTTCCACGCGCTGCCAGAGGGGTTCACCGCGGGCATCGGCGCTCAGGGAAACGCTGCGACACAGGCCGTCGAGCGGCGCCAGGCCGGAAACCCGCTTGCCGCCCGGGCTGTAGTTGACCTGCCAGGCCTGCCCCTGCCAGCGCGGCAGGTCCTGGCTGTTGTCGAGCAGCAGGGGGTCGCCGAACAGCTGGTCGGCGGCGTTCTCCAGCACGCTTTCCAGCGGCTTCACCGGCGCCTCGACCACGGCGGCCGGATAGCCGCCGGTCAGGCTGATCAGCTGTTCGCGGGTAATCGCCTGGCCAGCGGCCAGGGGGCTGTCGTAACGCAGGCCGGGCAACAACACCTGCATCCGGCCGTCATCGGAGAGGGCCTGATGCAGCAGGCGGTCCCAGCTGCCACCGCGGGTGTCGCGCCGCCACAGCGCCTGTGGCGCCCTGGCCAGGGGCTGATCGAGCCAGGCGGCGTGGGGCGCGCGCTGGCTCTGCAAGTGGCTGCGCAAGTTTGCTGCATAGGCCTGGCCGGCCGGGGAAAGCAGTTGCTCGAAGGCGGGGTGAAAACGGGCGACGAAGGTCCATCGCCCGGCCTGGCGCTGGCAACCGATATGAAAGGCACCGCTGGCCCGGCAGCCGCCGAGCACCACCGGCACCCGCCTGCCGCTGCTCTGCAGCACCTCGATCGGCGTTGGCCAGAAATCCTGCCCGCGGGCACACAACAGCAGGTCGGTATCGCCCAACCGTTCGGCCAGCCAGAGGCCGGGCCCGGTGCCCACGTCGGCAAGGGCGATGACCAGATCGGCCTGGCCACGCGCCGCCTTGAAGGCTGGCAGCAGCGATTGGTACCACTGTTTCAAGGAAGCCTTCTGATCCCCGGCATAGGGGTCGGTGATGCCTACCACGGCAATTCGCAGGCCAGCACGGCGGATCAGGGTGAAGGGTTGCACCCCCAGGGCCTGGGCCTGATCCTCGGCCAGGCTGGCACCCAGCACCGGCCGAGCGAACTGTCGATAGAGACCGGCGCAGCGCTGTGGCCACAGCAGCCGCTCATCGCTGCTGACCCGCACCTCGCTGCCCAGCAGTTGGCTACCCTGGGCGCCACTCTCGCCCTGGGTCAGATAGGCCAGCCCGCTGCCGTTCCAGCCCTGGCCGTTCTCCAGGGTCAGGCAGCGCCCGGCGCCGTGGCGCTGGCGCAGTTCTTCCAGCACGGCGCCCAGCACCGCGTAGCCACCGATGCTGACGGCCTCGGCCAGGTGCGCATCAAGCAGCGGGTTGAGTTCGCTGCGCGCCTGGTGGGCATGGCTGCCGCTGAGCCAGGGCGCGCGCCCGAGGTGGGAAACCGGCCCCAGCCGGGTCGCCGGCACCACCGGCTGACCGGGCTGGCGGGCATCCAGGGTATCGGCGATATAAAGCAATTCCAGTTCCGATTGCCCGGCCGACCGTGGGGTCGCGAAGCCCGAGCAGGCGCTGAGCAGCGGTGCCATCGCGCCGATGCCCATCCAGCCCATCACTTCCCGTCTGCCGATGTCTGTCATCGCCCCGCTCGCCTCACCTTTATGCATGGTCGGGGCGGGATACTGGGCAGCTTATGTGACAGTTTAATGGCGGTTATTCGACAGCCCTACCGCTAGTCTGAATTGAAAAAACCAGATAAATCAGAAAGCTAGCGTCATAAAGCTTTCAATAGCCATTAACAGAACTGCCAAAAAATCATCACACACGGTCTCTACAGTCCCGGTTTCCTCAAGCCGCTTCACCAGAAAAAGGACATGACCTGATGAGTCGAGATACCGGCGATAACCTGGACCGCAATAGCAGTGGCAACCTGCCCATGGCATCGGTTCTGGACGCGTACCTGAGCCGCCGCAGCGTGATGCGTGGAGGCCTGGGCGCGGCAATCGCGATGATCGCAGGCACCGGCCTCACCGGCTGTTTCGACAGCGGCGGCTCCAGCAACGACAGCGCCCCCAGCGAGCCACCCGCCGAACCGAACCTGGCCCTCGGCTTCCAGTCCATCGCCGGCTCGCGTACCGATGCCTGCGTGGTGGCTGCCGGTTACAGCGCCTACGTGCTGGCCCCCTGGGGCACGCCGTTCAACTCCCTGGCCGCCCCCTGGAAAGACGATGGCAGCAACACCGCCACCGACCAGGAAAACTCGGCCGGCATGCACCATGACGGCATGCACTTCTTCCCCATCAACGGCAGTTCCGAAGATGGCCTGCTGGCGGTCAACTACGAATACATCGACGAAGATGCCCTGCACCCCAATGGCCCGACCACCGTCAACGGCCGACGCCCGGCCGAGGAAGTGCGCAAGGAAATCAACGCCCATGGCGCCGGTGTCATTCGCATCAGCAAGGTCAACGGCCGTTGGCAGGTGGTCGATAACGACCCCCTGAACCGCCGCTTCACTACCGCCACCGTGATGGACATCTCCGGCCCGCTGAGTGGCACCGACCACCTGAAGACCAAGTTCTCGCCGACCGGTACCCAGACCCGCGGCACCAACAACAACTGCGGCAACGGTTACACGCCGTGGGGCACCTACCTGACCTGTGAAGAGAACTGGCCGTCGATCTTCATCAACACCGGCACCCGCCCTGCCGACCAGTCGCGTATCGGTATCGGCACCAGCACCGGTCGCTATGGCTGGGAAACCGCCGCCGGGGATGCCTCGGAACAAAACGACGAATTCACCCGCTTCAACATCACCCCAAGTGGCGCGTCGGCCACCGATGACTATCGCAACGAAGCCAGCACCTACGGCTACATCGTCGAGATCGACCCCTTCGATGCCAGCACCCGCGCCGTGAAGCGCACTGCACTGGGCCGCTTCCGCCACGAAGGCTGCTGGCCGGCGCTACCGGTGGTCGGCAAACCGGTGGTGTTCTACAGCGGCGACGACTCGAACAACGAGTACCTGTACAAGTACGTGTCCAACGCCCTGTGGGAGGCCG
Above is a genomic segment from Pseudomonas argentinensis containing:
- a CDS encoding GspE/PulE family protein translates to MLPYRLARQAGLAWVPGEGSWSLWLCEDADTDQLQELLRVEGAPASVCRLPRSEFEQRLGQLYQAGEGANAALIEGIGEQVDLDSLMNDMPRIEDLLESDDEAPVIRLINGLFAQALQLQASDIHIETFEQSLVVRLRIDGHLSEVLRPPRALSAMLVSRIKVMARLDIAEKRQPQDGRITLRAAGREVDVRVSTLPGIHGERVVMRVLDKQASLLALPNLGMPSAVEQGLRACLGRPNGIVLSTGPTGSGKTTTLYASLNSLNDGSRNILTVEDPVEYAITGIGQTAINPRAGLTFASGLRAILRQDPDVIMLGEIRDRETAQIAVQASLTGHLVLSTLHTNSAVGAVTRLRDMGIEPFLIASCLRGVLAQRLVRRLCNCAERRPLQAAERQLLPELAGLDHSFHPVGCAQCQGSGYQGRLGLYEFIELDDGLIALLYSGASEVSMHAYLEERRQSLAAMACDCLGRGDTSLAEVLRAVQG
- the gspD gene encoding type II secretion system secretin GspD; the encoded protein is MIVRYCLAALLALGATQILADELLDLPVAESPLYEVNFVDTELSEFIDSVSQITGTTFIVDPRVKGKVTVRTVERHDSEAIYDIFLAQLRAQGFAAVNLPNGSVKILPDQAARLEPVPVDPSGGQPAAGDGIATRVFSVRNAASEQLLGIIKPLIDPRVGVITPYPAANLLVVTDWRSNLGRIDRLLAELDQVSDEPLQVMPLQHASAADTSALITRLLASDKGADGAQVIADPRSNALLVRGSADSRERVRALLTQLDRPGGELRASNTQVIYLRHANAAEVVKVLRGLSQEAPQAPGEGAEGAQVARLPISDSGVRLEYEEGTNAVVMVGPDSELAAYRSIVEQLDIRRAQVVVEAIIAEVSDSRAEELGVQWLFADEKLGAGVVNFSAGGANIASIAGAAASGDNAALGELLSGVNGATAGIGHFGGGFNFAVLLNALKSKSGFNLLSTPTLLTLDNAEASILVGQEVPFVTGSVTQNNSNPYQTIERREVGVKLRIKPQINIDNSVRLDIVQEVSSIADFASASDVITNKREIKTKVMVEDNGLIILGGLISDETSNTDQKVPLLGDIPGLGRLFRSTGKSGVKQNLMVFIRPRILRDGPSIASFSADKYQNLQRETALELPALDGDAGLQQLFPASRARLDGGAW
- a CDS encoding pilus assembly protein PilZ gives rise to the protein MISAPRLWNGLWLTLGAWLAAQCVLLLSREPQPARAAAVEVAAPPGLLVGHWQLQADDGAVPLTRLPVQYLGGLRAQPLGATVVVLRYEQQVRSYRRGQRLAPGIVLQDIDDTGLIFDNQGRRERLPWPPRPAVTGFKRQG
- the gspF gene encoding type II secretion system inner membrane protein GspF; translation: MPTYRYQAVDLAGKAHKASLQADSERHARQLLRENGLFARELHRHDPQSRQPRRQRVSRAQLCELTRQLATLTGAGIPLVDALGTLERQLVQPALRSLLVAVRGSLAEGVGLARSLARQGGVFSALYCALVEAGERSGRLAQVLERLAEHLEQVQRQQHKARTALIYPAVLMGVSLAVVIGLMTFVVPKLTEQFAHAGQSLPWITTLLIGISNALVLLGPWLLGAALLAGLLGKLLLRKPHWCLRRDDLLLRLPQVGVLLQVLESARLSRSLAILVGSGVPLLEALQVATATVNNRRIRLALERVGNEVKGGVSLHRALEASGHFPPLLLNMVASGEASGTLPDMLERVADNQERGFARQVDTAMALFEPLMILVMGGVVLFIVMAVLLPIMQLNQGLTL